In the genome of Neovison vison isolate M4711 chromosome 3, ASM_NN_V1, whole genome shotgun sequence, one region contains:
- the AGXT gene encoding serine--pyruvate aminotransferase, which translates to MFRALARATAALGPQAAGRVRTMASHQLLVPPPKALLKPLSIPNRLLLGPGPSNLAPRVLAAGGLQMIGHMHKEMFQIMDEIKQGIQYVFQTKNPLTLAVSGSGHCALEAALFNLLEPGDSFLVGANGIWGQRAADIGERIGARVHPMIKDPGGHYTLQELEEGLVRHKPVLLFLTQGESSSGVLQPLDGYGELCHRYNCLLLVDSVASLGGAPIYMDQQGIDVLYSGSQKVLNSPPGTSLLSFSEKAKNKIYSRKTKPVSFYLDMKWLANIWGCDDQPRIYHHTTPVISLFSLRESLALIAEQGLESSWRQHREVTAYLHERLQGLGLQLFVKDPAIRLPTVTTVAAPAGYNWRDIVNYVMDHFDIEITGGLGPSLGKVLRIGLLGCNATRENVDRVIHALQEALKHCPRSKM; encoded by the exons ATGTTCCGAGCACTGGCCAGGGCCACTGCGGCACTGGGGCCCCAGGCAGCGGGCCGGGTGCGCACCATGGCCTCCCACCAGCTGCTGGTGCCCCCACCGAAGGCCCTCCTCAAGCCCCTGTCCATCCCCAACCGGCTTCTACTGGGGCCCGGCCCTTCGAACTTGGCCCCGCGCGTGCTGGCGGCTGGGGGGCTGCAGATGATCGGACACATGCACAAGGAGATGTTCCAG ATAATGGATGAGATCAAGCAGGGCATCCAGTACGTGTTCCAGACCAAGAACCCCCTAACGCTGGCTGTCAGCGGCTCAGGGCACTGTGCCCTGGAGGCTGCCCTCTTCAACCTCCTGGAGCCGGGGGACTCCTTCCTGGTCGGGGCCAACGGCATCTGGGGGCAGCGGGCTGCGGACATCGGGGAGCGCATTG GAGCCCGAGTGCACCCAATGATCAAGGACCCTGGAGGCCACTACACGCTGCAGGAGCTGGAAGAG GGCCTGGTCCGGCACAAGCCAGTGCTGCTGTTTCTGACCCAGGGGGAGTCATCCAGCGGCGTGCTGCAGCCCCTCGACGGTTATGGGGAGCTCTGCCACAG GTACAACTGCCTGCTCCTGGTCGATTCAGTGGCATCCCTGGGTGGGGCCCCCATCTACATGGACCAGCAAG GCATTGACGTCCTGTACTCAGGCTCCCAGAAGGTCCTGAACTCGCCTCCAGGGACTTCGCTCCTCTCCTTCAGTGAAAAGGCCAA AAATAAGATCTACAGTCGGAAGACGAAGCCTGTCTCCTTCTACCTGGACATGAAGTGGCTTGCCAACATCTGGGGCTGCGATGACCAACCCAGGAT ATACCATCATACCACCCCAGTCATCAGCCTGTTCAGCCTGAGAGAGAGCCTGGCCCTCATCGCGGAACAG GGCCTGGAGAGCAGCTGGCGGCAGCACCGGGAGGTCACTGCATACCTACACGAGCGCCTGCAGGGACTGGGTCTGCAGCTCTTCGTGAAGGATCCA GCCATCCGGCTGCCCACTGTCACCACGGTGGCTGCACCCGCTGGCTATAATTGGAGAGACATCGTCAACTATGTCATGGACCATTTTGACATCGAGATCACGGGCGGCCTTGGGCCCTCACTGGGGAAG GTGCTTCGCATCGGCCTGCTGGGCTGCAATGCCACCCGGGAGAATGTGGACCGTGTCATCCACGCCCTGCAGGAGGCCCTGAAGCACTGCCCCCGGAGCAAGATGTGA
- the MAB21L4 gene encoding protein mab-21-like 4 has product MAVQVSLWHHYLQAIRSRGAPRAQDYQRAENVLLVVLERVHELDPRFLVDYSRDLEAFQFALRSSEDPVHMEVPLWVDAEVLLVEEVGATEAGDGPTSCRLGVPREGTNLEQWTAEDVSSISSEGSGTCCSYIVPSKVLRVLKDLLVAAIVHCKHQSLIAPGSLNADSLREEELHLSLLVSSGWRTVCFHVVPVVRRRQKVPALEGTQLMHGFPEGSLKRIVSQKVALVPASAQHWRVSTDYLLTRLLGALGSFPGHRLDSLSILDRVNHESWRDGGQSPGLTFGHLKTVLLWAAVLFPEPEDWAELQGAVYRLLVVLLCCLATRNLPDFLHPERNLLADTELDLNALYQHVEHFASQPEPSLRIHVTHLGRSPPPRLGSGVKALLQLPASNPAYWATAYFDVLLDKFQVFNIQDKDRISAMQSIFRKTRTLDNEEC; this is encoded by the exons ATGGCCGTGCAGGTGTCCCTGTGGCACCACTACCTGCAGGCCATCCGCTCGAGGGGGGCGCCCCGGGCGCAGGACTACCAGCGAGCAGAGAACGTGCTGCTAGTGGTGCTGGAGCGCGTGCACGAGCTGGACCCCCGCTTCCTCGTGGACTACTCCCGGGACCTGGAGGCCTTCCAGTTCGCCCTGCGCTCCTCCGAGGACCCAGTGCACATGGAGGTACCCCTGTGGGTGGATGCCGAGGTCCTCCTGGTTGAAGAGGTAGGGGCCACCGAGGCAGGGGATGGCCCCACGTCCTGCCGCCTGGGTGTCCCCAGGGAAGGGACCAACCTGGAGCAGTGGACAGCGGAAGACGTCTCCAGCATCTCCTCGGAGGGGAGTGGCACCTGCTGCAGCTACATTGTGCCCAGTAAGGTCCTGCGTGTCCTCAAGGACCTTCTGGTGGCGGCCATCGTGCACTGCAAACACCAGAGCCTCATCGCACCAG GGTCTTTGAACGCAGACAGCTTGAGGGAGGAGGAGCTCCATCTGTCCCTGCTGGTTTCCAGTGGCTGGAGAACAGTGTGCTTCCACGTCGTGCCTGTGGTACGAAGAAGGCAGAAGGTACCTGCCCTGGAGGGGACCCAGCTGATGCATGGGTTCCCTGAAGGCAGCTTGAAAAGGATCGTCAGCCAAAAGGTGGCGCTGGTACCAGCCAGTGCTCAGCACTGGAG GGTCTCCACTGACTACTTGCTCACCAGACTGCTAGGTGCACTGGGCTCCTTCCCGGGCCACCGCCTGGACAGCCTCTCCATCCTGGACCGGGTCAACCACGAGAGCTGGCGTGATGGTGGCCAGAGCCCTGGCCTGACCTTCGGCCATCTGAAG ACTGTGCTGCTGTGGGCCGCAGTGCTCTTCCCGGAGCCAGAGGACTGGGCAGAGCTGCAGGGCGCTGTGTACCGGCTGCTGGTGGTGCTGCTCTGCTGTCTGGCCACCAGGAACCTCCCGGACTTCCTCCACCCCGAGCGGAACCTGCTTGCGGACACTGAGCTGGACCTTAACGCCCTGTACCAGCACGTGGAACACTTCGCCAGCCAGCCAGAGCCATCCCTGCGCATCCACGTGACCCACCTGGGCCGCAGCCCCCCGCCGCGCCTCGGCAGTGGGGTCAAGGCGCTCCTGCAGCTGCCTGCCAGCAACCCGGCCTACTGGGCCACCGCCTACTTTGACGTCCTGTTGGACAAG TTCCAGGTCTTCAATATCCAGGATAAGGACCGGATCTCGGCCATGCAGAGCATCTTCCGGAAGACCAGGACTCTGGACAACGAGGAGTGCTGA